One Phycisphaerales bacterium DNA segment encodes these proteins:
- a CDS encoding ASCH domain-containing protein, with protein MKCLSLWQPWASAIAIGSKRIETRCWATSYRGPLLIHAAKRCRVGELRELEQQNIWRGAMLPLVALNDHFKDWLPFGAIVAIADLVDCWPTYYFDSSVDLDVPRHAVGIERTRCFDWCERNMGDFGPGRFGWVLDNVRRIHPAIPYRGFQQLFEVPDSLLAEHGVLTGATA; from the coding sequence GTGAAGTGCCTCAGCCTTTGGCAACCCTGGGCATCGGCGATCGCGATCGGATCGAAGCGCATCGAGACGCGATGTTGGGCCACGTCATACCGCGGCCCGCTTCTCATCCACGCCGCGAAGCGCTGTCGCGTCGGCGAACTGCGAGAACTCGAACAACAGAACATTTGGCGTGGCGCGATGCTTCCGCTCGTTGCGCTCAACGATCACTTCAAGGACTGGCTGCCGTTTGGTGCAATCGTGGCCATCGCTGATCTCGTCGATTGCTGGCCGACGTATTACTTCGATTCTTCCGTCGATCTGGATGTGCCGCGCCACGCGGTCGGGATTGAGCGTACGCGGTGCTTCGACTGGTGCGAGAGGAACATGGGCGACTTCGGCCCAGGCCGCTTCGGCTGGGTGCTCGACAACGTGCGCCGCATCCATCCCGCGATTCCGTACCGCGGATTCCAGCAGCTCTTCGAAGTGCCTGACAGCCTGCTGGCCGAACATGGAGTTTTGACAGGAGCAACCGCGTGA